In a single window of the Candidatus Omnitrophota bacterium genome:
- a CDS encoding TIGR01777 family oxidoreductase, translating to MNTFIYRTRIEISAEDVFAWHERPGAFERLRPPWERVRVLERSGGIRDGARMTLDIPFGPFRRRWILERRDYEKGRSFRDVQIDGPFAHWDHLYLFEPDGSSACFLEDRIEYALPFGALGKIVGEQLAQKKLRRLFGYRHAVAAGDLEFHSRHLRRSLKILVTGASGLIGSQLVPFLTAAGHDVFMLTRAPSSENNRCIHWNPAAGELDLSRLEGFDAVIHLAGENIAGRWTPEKKRRIRDSRVEGTRFLCQSLARLPNPPKVLVCASAIGYYGDCGEEAVDETSSQGEGFLAQVVGEWEEAAAAARSAGMRTVHLRFGVVLTPAGGALAPMLTPFRLGLGGAIGDGRQYMSWIALDDALGVILHCLMTDSLAGPVNAVSPRPADNCEFVRTLGKVLHRPAILPLPAFAVRLLFGEMGEELLLSGVRAIPAQLQKSGFVFRHENLEAALCFLLGKKRGKGENDLRSTFFI from the coding sequence ATGAATACTTTCATTTATCGCACTCGCATCGAAATTTCCGCCGAGGATGTCTTCGCTTGGCATGAGCGGCCGGGCGCCTTCGAGCGCTTGCGTCCTCCTTGGGAGCGCGTGCGAGTGTTGGAACGTTCCGGCGGCATTCGGGATGGAGCGCGTATGACGTTGGATATCCCTTTCGGTCCCTTTCGGCGCCGTTGGATTTTGGAACGCCGCGATTATGAAAAAGGCCGTAGCTTCCGCGATGTTCAAATTGATGGACCCTTCGCTCATTGGGATCATCTTTATCTTTTCGAGCCGGATGGATCTAGCGCTTGTTTTTTGGAAGATCGAATCGAATACGCTCTCCCTTTCGGTGCGTTGGGAAAAATCGTTGGCGAGCAATTGGCGCAAAAAAAATTGCGCCGCCTATTTGGTTATCGTCACGCCGTCGCGGCGGGGGATTTGGAATTTCATTCGCGGCATTTGCGCCGTTCCTTGAAAATTCTCGTTACCGGCGCGTCGGGTTTGATCGGTTCGCAGTTGGTTCCTTTTCTTACGGCGGCGGGTCATGACGTATTCATGTTGACTCGCGCGCCTTCTTCCGAAAATAACCGCTGCATTCATTGGAATCCCGCCGCCGGGGAATTGGACTTATCTCGCCTGGAAGGCTTTGACGCCGTAATTCATTTGGCGGGAGAAAATATCGCGGGGCGTTGGACGCCGGAGAAAAAGCGGCGCATCCGCGACAGCCGCGTAGAGGGAACGCGGTTTCTCTGCCAATCGCTCGCCCGGCTGCCAAATCCCCCCAAGGTTCTCGTTTGCGCTTCCGCCATCGGCTATTACGGCGATTGCGGGGAGGAAGCCGTCGATGAAACCAGTTCCCAGGGCGAGGGCTTTTTGGCGCAAGTCGTGGGCGAGTGGGAGGAGGCCGCCGCTGCGGCGAGAAGCGCCGGGATGCGGACGGTTCATTTACGCTTCGGCGTCGTTTTGACTCCAGCGGGCGGCGCGCTGGCGCCGATGCTGACGCCCTTTCGGCTGGGATTGGGCGGCGCCATCGGCGATGGGCGGCAATATATGAGTTGGATCGCGTTGGATGACGCGTTGGGCGTGATTCTACACTGTTTGATGACGGATTCGCTGGCGGGGCCGGTCAACGCTGTTTCGCCCCGCCCCGCTGACAACTGCGAGTTTGTCCGAACGCTGGGGAAGGTGTTGCATCGCCCGGCGATTCTGCCGCTGCCCGCTTTTGCCGTTCGGTTATTGTTTGGGGAAATGGGGGAAGAATTGTTGTTATCGGGAGTGCGGGCGATTCCCGCGCAACTGCAAAAATCGGGATTTGTTTTTCGCCATGAAAATTTAGAAGCCGCTTTATGTTTTCTGTTAGGGAAAAAAAGAGGGAAGGGTGAAAACGATTTACGCTCTACGTTCTTCATTTAA
- a CDS encoding type II toxin-antitoxin system HicB family antitoxin produces the protein MKYQVIIERDEDGIYVGRAAELRGCVSQGDTVVELLSNMKEAIELYLEAHPRFLNIC, from the coding sequence ATAAAATATCAAGTGATTATCGAACGGGATGAAGATGGAATCTATGTTGGAAGAGCGGCGGAGTTGCGCGGCTGCGTAAGCCAGGGCGATACGGTGGTAGAACTGCTGTCGAATATGAAGGAGGCAATCGAACTTTATCTTGAGGCGCATCCTCGATTCTTAAATATCTGTTGA
- a CDS encoding RraA family protein: MIKLLNIIFWVLSLALFAAAPGLVPAQDEAEQLRAGAGFIPTKVYTLEEDLALLKYFDGLRVSDIIDGMDQAGLRDVGLMDQDILPLWKDAEHFTHRIVGVAVTARYVPTNKPLPKITPDEFHRWEGEFYSKYSSEPFMKLIRKGTVLVIDDVDDKDIGTIGSNNIMGWKAKGMAGVVTDACARDTDEIITEKIPLYFRKIGRGIRPGRNEIESVNRPINCGGVLVMPGDIVAADGEGVIVVPREHAKDVAQYARLILEQDKEGRRGLYKQLNLPEDDSVK; this comes from the coding sequence ATGATAAAATTGCTCAATATTATATTTTGGGTTTTATCTTTGGCGTTATTCGCCGCCGCGCCGGGATTGGTTCCGGCTCAGGACGAAGCGGAACAGCTGCGCGCTGGGGCTGGATTCATCCCCACGAAAGTTTATACGTTGGAAGAAGACCTGGCGTTATTGAAATATTTCGACGGACTGCGCGTTTCCGACATCATCGACGGCATGGATCAGGCTGGGCTGCGCGATGTTGGGTTGATGGATCAAGACATACTTCCTTTATGGAAAGACGCCGAACATTTTACCCATCGCATCGTGGGCGTCGCCGTTACCGCCCGTTATGTGCCTACAAATAAGCCGCTTCCCAAAATAACGCCGGACGAATTTCATCGCTGGGAAGGCGAATTCTACAGCAAATATTCGTCCGAACCGTTTATGAAATTGATCCGCAAAGGAACGGTGTTGGTCATCGACGACGTAGACGATAAGGATATTGGCACCATCGGCTCCAATAATATTATGGGCTGGAAGGCGAAAGGCATGGCGGGCGTGGTTACCGACGCCTGCGCCCGCGATACGGACGAGATTATTACGGAAAAGATTCCTCTCTATTTCCGTAAAATAGGGCGCGGCATCCGTCCGGGCCGCAACGAGATCGAATCCGTCAACCGGCCTATCAATTGCGGCGGCGTTCTGGTCATGCCTGGCGACATTGTTGCGGCGGACGGCGAAGGCGTGATCGTCGTTCCCCGCGAGCACGCCAAGGATGTTGCGCAATACGCCCGCCTGATTTTGGAGCAAGACAAAGAAGGCCGGCGCGGCCTCTATAAGCAATTGAATCTGCCGGAAGACGATTCCGTCAAATAA